One window from the genome of Vidua chalybeata isolate OUT-0048 chromosome 3, bVidCha1 merged haplotype, whole genome shotgun sequence encodes:
- the POPDC3 gene encoding popeye domain-containing protein 3 yields the protein MGENASFWESLIYAHPTCTTWKQEAEGSIYHLASIFFVVGFMGGSGFFGLLYVFSLLGLGFLCSSVWAWLDVCAADIFSWNFVLFAICFVQFVYVTYQVRSVAFDREFQELYSALFQPLGISLTVYRKIVLCCDAEVITLEKEHCYAMQGKTPIDKLSLLVSGRIRVTVDGEFLHYIFPLQFLDSPEWDSLRPTEEGIFQVTLTAETDCRYVAWRRKKLYLLFAKHRFISRLFSILIGSDIAEKLYALNDRVHVGQGFRYDIRLPNFYHVALPETPPVQPSHQPHHLQRGSPRRKPAGVTNCGSFLAPS from the exons ATGGGAGAAAATGCAAGTTTTTGGGAAAGTTTGATATATGCACATCCTACATGTACGACCTggaagcaggaggcagagggatCTATCTACCACCTAGCCAGCATTTTCTTTGTTGTGGGCTTCATGGGTGGAAGTGGATTCTTTGGTCTCCTCTACGTCTTCAGCTTGCTTGGACTGGgctttctctgctcttctgttTGGGCTTGGCTGGATGTGTGTGCTGCTGACATATTCTCCTGGAATTTTGTACTGTTTGCTATATGCTTCGTCCAGTTCGTTTACGTTACCTACCAAGTCCGGAGTGTTGCCTTTGACAGAGAATTCCAGGAACTCTACAGTGCTCTCTTCCAGCCTCTGGGAATTTCCTTGACTGTGTACAGGAAGATCGTCTTGTGCTGTGATGCAGAAGTGATTACCCTGGAGAAGGAGCATTGTTACGCCATGCAGGGCAAAACACCCATTGACAAACTGTCCTTGCTTGTGTCAGGCAG GATCAGAGTGACAGTTGATGGGGAGTTTCTGcattatatttttcctcttcaatttCTGGACTCTCCTGAATGGGATTCACTGAGGCCCacagaagaaggaatttttcag GTAACGCTTACGGCAGAGACAGATTGTCGGTACGTGGCCTGGAGGAGAAAGAAGCTCTACCTGCTCTTCGCTAAACACCGCTTCATCTCCCGCCTGTTCTCCATTCTGATTGGGAGCGACATCGCTGAAAAACTGTATGCCCTGAACGACAGGGTGCACGTGGGGCAGGGCTTTAGGTACGACATCCGCTTGCCCAACTTCTACCACGTGGCGCTGCCGGAGACCCCTCCCGTGCAGCCCTCGCACCAACCCCACCACCTCCAGCGAGGCTCCCCCCGGCGCAAGCCCGCGGGGGTGACAAACTGCGGCTCCTTCCTCGCACCGTCCTAG